In the genome of Staphylococcus durrellii, one region contains:
- a CDS encoding glycosyltransferase family 39 protein, which translates to MGIKSIIITLVSLALLMVFLLQGYGNFLILIFFNLLILSYMLVKRYDTKLILLVYVQWVLYVIFLIIHQYVHILPGSGNDDLRFEKLADNYYYHYLFSTNIDLFQNSRTYSQFIAMIYFLGKPHILIPGLVNISVHTITVILLYKICNNVFNNPKVSMITATLYTLYPIYIFTTVITLREMFIVMFIMLFTYALLQLHKTKNVTYFFYSIIALLVGAIFHIGLLGLLLVLACYFIFISNIYKSARVILAMLFITSFVVVIFNSNDAKVQNTINTDDHTKSLDLNSRADYISVNESNGLQTKMKQVTYFLLKPFPWEVKTLADVIGVFDIWVILLATFLALVLYKKTKNKAILIVLITVYGTFITFAIGTYNYGTALRHRDKVAMLLTMFINYYIFYKKGR; encoded by the coding sequence ATGGGGATTAAATCAATAATTATTACTTTAGTGTCACTTGCTTTATTGATGGTCTTTCTATTGCAAGGTTATGGTAATTTTTTAATTCTGATTTTTTTCAATTTATTAATTTTATCTTATATGTTGGTTAAAAGATATGATACTAAGTTGATATTACTTGTTTATGTGCAATGGGTGTTATATGTAATTTTCTTAATTATTCACCAATATGTACACATTTTGCCAGGTTCTGGAAACGACGATTTACGCTTTGAAAAGTTAGCTGATAATTATTATTATCATTATCTTTTTTCTACAAATATTGATCTATTTCAAAACTCTAGAACATATTCCCAATTTATAGCAATGATTTATTTTTTGGGGAAACCTCATATTTTAATACCGGGTTTAGTTAATATTTCAGTCCATACAATCACAGTTATTTTACTATATAAAATTTGTAACAATGTTTTTAATAATCCTAAAGTGTCAATGATAACTGCCACGTTATATACCTTATATCCGATCTATATCTTTACCACTGTCATAACATTGAGAGAAATGTTCATTGTCATGTTTATTATGCTATTCACATACGCTTTATTACAGTTACATAAAACCAAAAATGTAACATACTTTTTCTATAGCATAATTGCCTTATTAGTTGGTGCTATCTTTCATATAGGATTATTAGGATTGTTGTTAGTGTTAGCATGTTATTTCATCTTTATATCAAATATATATAAGTCAGCTAGGGTCATTTTAGCGATGTTATTTATCACTAGCTTTGTTGTTGTAATATTCAATTCTAACGATGCAAAGGTACAAAACACTATTAATACTGATGATCATACCAAGTCTTTAGATTTGAACTCAAGGGCAGATTATATTTCAGTCAACGAATCTAATGGGCTACAAACTAAAATGAAGCAAGTAACTTATTTTTTGTTAAAACCATTTCCATGGGAAGTTAAGACGTTAGCAGATGTAATAGGGGTGTTTGATATTTGGGTTATTTTATTGGCTACGTTTTTAGCGCTAGTTTTATATAAGAAAACTAAAAATAAAGCTATTTTAATAGTTCTAATTACGGTTTATGGCACGTTTATTACGTTTGCTATCGGCACATACAATTATGGCACTGCTTTGAGACATAGGGATAAAGTAGCGATGTTGCTAACGATGTTTATAAATTACTACATTTTTTACAAAAAGGGGAGGTAA
- a CDS encoding acyltransferase codes for MGFKVLKAISKVLKLFPVDFRYMLYELNTGTNFKIQLAIRYCIVSSLCKKMGNNVFIGKHVSLKNIENIEVGNNVSIHDMCYLDGYGGITIGNDVSIAHASSILSSSHTWQDSLLPIKYNAVNKGPVIIGDDVWIGCGTRILNNVTIEDRTIIAAGTVANKNLKTQHLGAGVPMKTKKKLEVT; via the coding sequence TTGGGATTTAAAGTTCTGAAAGCCATTAGCAAAGTATTAAAGTTATTTCCAGTCGACTTCCGGTATATGCTCTATGAATTAAATACAGGCACAAACTTTAAAATACAACTTGCAATTAGATACTGTATCGTATCAAGCTTGTGTAAAAAGATGGGTAACAATGTCTTTATTGGCAAGCATGTTTCATTAAAAAATATAGAGAATATAGAAGTCGGAAATAACGTAAGTATTCATGATATGTGCTACTTAGATGGCTACGGTGGCATTACGATAGGCAATGATGTATCGATTGCACATGCTTCTTCTATATTGAGTTCGTCACATACCTGGCAAGATAGCTTATTACCGATTAAATACAATGCTGTTAATAAGGGGCCAGTAATTATCGGTGACGATGTTTGGATAGGTTGTGGAACAAGAATCTTAAATAATGTGACCATAGAAGACAGAACAATAATTGCAGCAGGTACCGTCGCGAATAAAAACCTTAAAACACAGCATTTGGGAGCTGGCGTGCCAATGAAAACAAAAAAGAAATTGGAGGTAACATAA
- a CDS encoding NAD-dependent epimerase, with protein MNILITGVAGFIGSHLAKKLIAKNMTVIGIDNLNDYYDVSLKERRLEMIGTQNFKFYQQDIADYEQLHDTFKQERPTVVINLAAQAGVRYSLTNPHTYIDANVKGFMNVLECCRHNQIEHLIYASSSSVYGANTKQPFNVHDSVNHPLSIYAATKKANELMAHTYSSLYQLPTTGLRFFTVYGPWGRPDMALFKFTQAIINEEKIDVYNYGKMMRDFTFVDDIVESISKLVNKPASINKDWDGAKPDPATSFAPYKIYNIGNSKPVNLMEFIEAIERKLGKQAIKNYMALQPGDVPETYANVDDLYRDIDFKPQVSVDEGVGQFIDWYVNYYK; from the coding sequence ATGAACATATTAATTACCGGTGTAGCCGGCTTTATTGGTTCTCACTTAGCAAAAAAGTTAATAGCAAAAAATATGACAGTCATTGGTATTGATAATTTAAATGACTATTATGATGTCAGTTTAAAAGAGCGTCGCTTAGAAATGATTGGTACACAAAATTTTAAATTTTATCAACAAGACATCGCAGATTATGAACAACTACATGATACGTTTAAACAAGAAAGACCTACCGTTGTTATCAATTTAGCTGCACAGGCTGGTGTGAGATATAGTCTGACAAATCCACATACATATATAGATGCTAATGTAAAAGGCTTCATGAATGTATTAGAGTGTTGTCGACATAATCAAATAGAGCATTTAATCTATGCTTCGTCAAGTTCAGTTTATGGTGCAAATACAAAGCAACCATTTAACGTCCATGATAGCGTAAATCATCCATTAAGCATTTATGCTGCTACGAAAAAGGCTAATGAGTTAATGGCACATACGTATAGTTCACTTTACCAATTACCAACAACGGGTTTAAGGTTTTTCACTGTATATGGGCCATGGGGACGTCCTGATATGGCGCTGTTTAAATTTACTCAAGCAATTATTAATGAAGAAAAAATTGATGTATACAATTATGGCAAAATGATGCGTGATTTTACTTTTGTAGATGATATCGTTGAATCAATCTCAAAACTTGTTAACAAACCGGCCAGCATCAATAAGGATTGGGATGGTGCTAAACCTGATCCTGCAACATCATTCGCACCATATAAAATATATAATATTGGCAACAGTAAACCAGTTAATTTAATGGAATTTATCGAGGCTATCGAACGTAAGTTGGGTAAGCAGGCTATTAAAAATTATATGGCATTACAACCGGGTGATGTACCAGAAACATATGCAAATGTAGACGACTTATATCGGGATATTGATTTTAAACCACAAGTAAGCGTAGATGAAGGTGTAGGTCAATTTATTGATTGGTACGTAAATTACTATAAATAA
- a CDS encoding nucleotide sugar dehydrogenase produces MKKNIAVVGLGYVGLPVAVAFGKQNKVIGFDINTQRIEQLTNYIDCTNEVTTNDLKEANIKFTDQPNELTEADFIIVAVPTPIDEHNQPDLTPLIKASETVGNVLNKDSIVVFESTVYPGATEEVCVPILEQHSNLVCGEDFFVGYSPERINPGDTTHRFTTIKKIVAGQDEQTTKVMSEVYGSVIEAGVYAASSIKVAEAAKVIENTQRDVNIALMNELAIIFNQLDIDTAEVLKAAGTKWNFLNFKPGLVGGHCIGVDPYYLTYKAESLGYHPEVILSGRRINDNIAKFIALNIIKALIKQGIAIQGAKVNVYGLTFKENCPDLRNTKVLQVIKELKEYGLVIYTHDPVAEKEEAAKIYNIELIDFEVLPLADVAIFAVAHDLYLQQKQSYLNLIKDKGVICDVKAIIDDNDVKDTQYLWRL; encoded by the coding sequence GTGAAAAAGAATATTGCAGTAGTAGGGTTAGGGTATGTAGGGCTACCAGTAGCTGTCGCATTTGGTAAGCAAAATAAAGTCATAGGTTTTGATATTAATACACAGCGTATTGAACAATTAACAAATTACATTGATTGTACAAACGAAGTTACTACAAATGATTTAAAAGAAGCAAATATTAAATTTACCGATCAACCAAATGAATTAACTGAGGCTGATTTTATAATTGTAGCCGTTCCTACTCCGATAGATGAACATAATCAACCGGATTTAACGCCGTTAATTAAAGCGAGTGAAACGGTTGGAAACGTATTGAACAAAGATTCGATTGTCGTATTTGAATCAACAGTTTATCCAGGAGCAACCGAAGAAGTTTGTGTACCAATATTGGAACAACATTCTAATTTAGTGTGTGGAGAAGACTTTTTTGTTGGTTATTCGCCTGAAAGAATTAATCCAGGTGATACAACGCATAGATTTACAACTATCAAAAAGATTGTTGCTGGACAGGATGAACAGACGACAAAGGTAATGTCTGAGGTGTATGGTTCGGTTATTGAAGCAGGTGTTTATGCTGCTTCTTCAATAAAAGTAGCAGAAGCGGCAAAAGTGATTGAAAATACTCAGCGAGATGTCAATATAGCACTCATGAACGAATTAGCAATTATATTTAATCAATTAGATATTGATACTGCAGAAGTATTAAAAGCAGCTGGCACAAAATGGAATTTCTTAAATTTCAAGCCGGGTCTTGTTGGCGGTCACTGTATAGGTGTAGACCCATATTACTTAACCTACAAAGCAGAATCTTTAGGTTATCATCCTGAAGTTATTTTATCAGGACGACGTATTAACGATAATATCGCAAAATTTATCGCTTTAAATATTATTAAAGCACTTATAAAGCAAGGTATAGCGATTCAGGGTGCTAAGGTAAATGTATATGGTCTTACTTTTAAAGAGAATTGTCCTGATTTAAGAAACACAAAAGTTCTTCAAGTAATTAAAGAACTAAAAGAATATGGTTTAGTAATTTATACACATGACCCAGTTGCAGAAAAAGAAGAGGCTGCAAAAATTTATAACATTGAGTTAATAGATTTTGAAGTGCTTCCACTAGCCGATGTAGCTATATTTGCAGTAGCACATGATTTATACTTACAACAAAAGCAAAGTTACTTAAATCTGATAAAAGATAAGGGTGTTATATGCGATGTTAAAGCTATAATTGATGACAATGATGTTAAAGATACTCAATATCTTTGGAGGTTGTAA
- a CDS encoding glycosyltransferase family 4 protein, with translation MIIMQVTAIEMTQNKLLKALNETCVNNGFEVHCVCKMEKNFDMVTRDGLVYHNINIDRNINLKNNITTLFQLIKLIKQVKPDIVHVHTPIAAVLGRIAAKIAKVPTIIYTAHGFYFHEGMKKRYYYFYFIIEKLLAKFCTDYLFTQSREDYELATRNHFLSFKNAYHYRWISNGVDLEGKFNYDKVDYKDIESIKQKYDIKNDDLIITFIGRLVEEKGIIDLLEAIDKLKLKNFKVFMIGDIHHSERDTSTYKAIQNYKKLSNVIFTGALDNIRDYLYLSDIFCLPSYREGMPRSIIEAMAMKNAIITTDIRGCREEVVDNENGYLVPTNAPQYIATKIEALADDSKLLAQFKAKSYDLAHEYYDEHQVVLKQLQIFEKIKKGE, from the coding sequence ATGATAATTATGCAAGTTACTGCTATTGAAATGACTCAAAACAAACTGTTAAAAGCGTTAAATGAAACGTGCGTTAACAATGGTTTCGAGGTACATTGTGTTTGTAAAATGGAAAAAAATTTCGATATGGTCACTCGTGACGGTCTTGTCTATCATAATATAAATATCGATAGGAATATTAATTTAAAAAATAATATAACTACGTTGTTTCAACTTATAAAATTAATAAAGCAAGTTAAGCCGGATATAGTACACGTACATACACCAATAGCTGCAGTGTTAGGTAGGATTGCAGCTAAAATTGCTAAGGTACCCACGATTATCTATACGGCACATGGTTTTTACTTTCATGAAGGTATGAAAAAGAGATATTATTACTTCTATTTTATAATAGAAAAGCTTTTGGCTAAATTTTGTACAGATTATTTATTTACGCAAAGTAGAGAAGATTATGAATTAGCGACACGTAATCATTTCTTATCATTTAAAAATGCATATCACTATCGCTGGATTAGTAATGGCGTTGATTTAGAAGGAAAATTTAATTATGACAAAGTGGATTATAAAGATATCGAATCAATCAAACAAAAGTATGACATTAAAAACGATGATTTAATTATTACTTTTATTGGTAGGTTAGTTGAAGAAAAAGGAATCATTGATTTATTAGAAGCAATAGACAAGCTGAAACTTAAAAACTTTAAAGTATTTATGATTGGTGACATTCATCATAGTGAGCGTGATACATCAACATATAAAGCTATCCAAAATTATAAAAAATTAAGTAACGTCATTTTTACAGGAGCACTAGATAATATACGTGATTATTTATACTTAAGTGATATTTTTTGTTTACCGTCATATAGAGAAGGCATGCCAAGATCTATTATTGAAGCTATGGCTATGAAAAACGCTATTATCACTACTGATATAAGAGGGTGTAGAGAAGAAGTTGTTGATAATGAAAATGGATATTTAGTTCCAACAAATGCCCCCCAATATATAGCTACTAAAATTGAGGCGTTAGCTGATGATTCAAAGCTGTTAGCCCAATTTAAAGCCAAAAGTTATGACTTAGCACATGAATATTATGATGAACATCAAGTTGTCCTTAAACAATTACAAATTTTTGAAAAAATTAAAAAAGGCGAGTGA
- a CDS encoding sugar transferase produces the protein MGKRTLDIIISVVGLSLTAPILIICSILIRITMGKPIFYKQVRPGKNEVPFTLIKFRTMTNQQDLNGVPLPDELRKTKIGSFIRSTSIDELPQLYNVLKGDLSIVGPRPLLMEYLKLYNAEQRKRHSVKPGITGLAQVKGRNALSWEKKFEYDVWYVNNQSMKLDLYIIVKTILKVLLRKNVNAYNHTTMYKFKGTKS, from the coding sequence ATGGGGAAGAGAACTTTAGATATTATAATTAGTGTTGTAGGTTTGTCTTTAACAGCTCCTATATTAATAATATGTTCGATTTTAATTCGAATCACCATGGGAAAACCTATATTTTATAAACAAGTACGCCCAGGTAAAAATGAAGTGCCTTTCACGTTAATTAAGTTTAGAACAATGACAAATCAACAAGATTTAAATGGCGTACCTTTACCTGATGAATTACGCAAAACAAAGATAGGTTCCTTTATTCGAAGTACAAGTATTGATGAGCTTCCTCAACTTTATAACGTTTTAAAAGGGGACTTAAGCATTGTGGGACCTAGGCCACTACTAATGGAATATTTAAAATTATATAATGCTGAGCAAAGAAAGCGTCACAGTGTAAAGCCTGGGATTACTGGTTTGGCTCAAGTAAAAGGACGTAACGCATTGTCATGGGAAAAGAAATTTGAATATGATGTGTGGTATGTAAATAATCAATCTATGAAATTAGATTTATATATAATAGTAAAAACGATTTTAAAAGTATTATTACGTAAAAACGTTAATGCATATAATCATACAACTATGTATAAATTTAAAGGTACGAAATCATGA
- a CDS encoding acetyltransferase: MNNIMLIGNGGHAKVIKDIILRLPNYHITGYLDDTISQPGYINNVVYDNIENISKYNRDNYFVIAIGDNKTRQQIVRRLDSIDIKFATIIHPSAIIGSNVSIDEGTVVMANVTINADVCIGKHCVINTMCCIEHDINIKHYVHIAPHATLTGNVVVNSCTLVGAGVTVIPNITIGQNVTVGAGSTVINHIADNCTVYGSPAKIKR, translated from the coding sequence ATGAACAATATTATGTTGATAGGTAATGGTGGTCATGCAAAAGTAATCAAGGATATTATTTTACGATTGCCCAACTACCATATTACTGGTTATCTTGATGATACAATATCACAACCTGGCTATATTAATAATGTGGTATACGATAATATAGAAAATATTAGTAAATATAATCGAGATAATTACTTTGTTATCGCAATTGGAGACAATAAGACACGACAGCAAATAGTTCGACGACTAGATAGTATAGACATTAAATTTGCAACAATTATTCATCCTTCAGCTATTATCGGTTCCAACGTAAGTATTGATGAAGGTACTGTTGTAATGGCCAATGTTACGATTAATGCAGACGTTTGTATTGGTAAGCATTGTGTTATCAATACGATGTGTTGTATCGAACATGATATAAATATTAAGCATTATGTACACATTGCTCCGCATGCGACTTTAACAGGTAATGTAGTCGTAAATAGTTGTACTTTAGTAGGCGCAGGTGTGACAGTTATTCCAAATATTACTATAGGCCAAAACGTGACAGTAGGTGCAGGATCTACCGTTATTAACCATATAGCAGATAATTGTACTGTATATGGTTCACCAGCTAAAATTAAGAGGTGA
- a CDS encoding DegT/DnrJ/EryC1/StrS family aminotransferase — protein MKDDKIYLSRPHMGGREQEYINDAFAKNWIAPLGDNVNKFEIMLQKYTGAKAALALSSGTAAIHLALIESGVRKNDIVFCSTLTFCASANPILYLQAKPVFIDSELATWNMCPKALEKAFQKYSKMGQKPKAVIVVNLYGQTAQYDEIVALCKAYGVPLIEDAAESLGSSYGNKMSGIIGDFGTLSFNGNKIITTSGGGMLLSHNSKALEHALFLATQARDEAPYYEHSELGYNYRLSNICAGIGLGQLEVLEDRIKARRAIFDRYKENLKSKVLTFQTEITNTKSNRWLTAFLLSNNSNTLTPTTIINKLADNNIEARRVWKPMHMQPLYNKYDYISVDNDNAQSIFERGVCLPSSSDLTLQQQDKVISIVQEIMKATK, from the coding sequence ATGAAAGACGACAAAATTTATTTATCTCGACCACATATGGGGGGGCGCGAACAAGAATATATCAATGATGCTTTTGCAAAGAATTGGATAGCACCTCTAGGTGATAATGTGAACAAGTTTGAGATAATGTTACAGAAATATACCGGAGCTAAAGCGGCATTAGCTTTGAGCAGCGGAACTGCAGCTATTCACTTAGCACTAATCGAAAGTGGTGTTAGAAAAAATGATATCGTATTCTGTTCGACATTAACTTTTTGTGCATCTGCTAATCCAATTTTATATTTACAGGCTAAACCAGTTTTTATTGATTCTGAATTAGCTACGTGGAATATGTGTCCAAAAGCATTAGAAAAAGCATTTCAAAAATATAGTAAAATGGGTCAAAAACCTAAGGCAGTAATCGTAGTGAATTTGTATGGACAGACTGCTCAATATGATGAAATAGTAGCACTTTGTAAGGCGTATGGTGTGCCTTTAATAGAAGATGCTGCAGAGTCATTAGGATCTAGTTATGGGAATAAGATGAGTGGAATAATTGGTGATTTTGGCACACTATCATTTAATGGTAATAAAATTATTACAACGAGCGGTGGAGGCATGCTATTATCTCATAATAGTAAAGCATTGGAACATGCATTGTTTTTAGCGACTCAAGCTAGGGATGAAGCTCCTTATTACGAGCATAGTGAATTGGGATACAATTATCGTTTAAGTAATATATGTGCCGGTATTGGACTAGGACAATTAGAAGTACTAGAAGATAGAATTAAAGCTAGAAGAGCGATTTTTGACAGATACAAAGAAAATCTAAAGTCTAAAGTACTTACATTCCAAACTGAAATAACCAATACAAAATCCAATAGATGGTTAACGGCATTTTTATTATCAAATAATAGTAATACGTTAACGCCTACAACAATTATTAATAAATTAGCTGATAATAATATAGAAGCGAGAAGAGTATGGAAACCAATGCATATGCAACCATTATATAATAAATATGATTACATATCTGTAGACAATGATAATGCGCAATCAATATTTGAACGTGGTGTTTGTTTACCATCTAGTTCTGATTTAACGTTACAACAACAAGATAAAGTTATAAGCATTGTTCAAGAGATAATGAAAGCAACTAAATAG
- a CDS encoding helix-turn-helix transcriptional regulator, whose product MDYNYQIHDSDINIKDSFNNIHIFFVLSGHVSFYDKAYLGKFQKHEFFIMEPYTSPNLLINSGKVIELTINKLSFNRFSLFGWDQFYLDKSKIEYYIKKEFLETVVAIYENDQFNADICIIKLINYIRLGKYYKENTLENANPLIKKVLDYVNNHYKEDISLADIADNFYVNASYLSRVFSESMNISLIKYIRKIKIYRLAVEMLTSNYNELWKNYGYRSQSTFLKNFHRVFNMSPDEFVNKYKTTQTPKESFPNELYLHLKELVSHYSTD is encoded by the coding sequence ATGGATTACAATTATCAAATTCACGATTCTGATATTAATATAAAAGATAGCTTCAATAATATTCACATATTTTTTGTATTGTCAGGACATGTTTCATTTTATGACAAAGCTTATCTAGGTAAATTTCAAAAGCATGAATTTTTTATAATGGAACCCTATACCTCTCCTAATCTCCTTATAAATTCTGGTAAAGTTATAGAGCTAACTATAAATAAATTAAGTTTTAATAGGTTTTCATTATTTGGTTGGGACCAATTTTACCTTGATAAATCTAAAATTGAATATTATATCAAGAAAGAATTTCTTGAAACTGTTGTAGCAATTTATGAAAATGATCAATTCAATGCCGATATATGCATTATTAAATTAATTAACTATATTCGTTTAGGTAAATATTATAAAGAAAACACTTTAGAAAATGCTAACCCACTCATTAAAAAGGTATTAGATTACGTAAATAATCATTATAAAGAAGATATATCTTTAGCAGACATAGCCGATAACTTTTACGTTAATGCAAGCTATCTATCTAGAGTATTTTCAGAATCAATGAATATCTCTCTAATAAAATATATTAGAAAAATCAAAATATATAGACTAGCTGTAGAAATGTTAACGTCCAATTACAATGAATTATGGAAAAACTACGGTTATCGGTCACAGTCAACTTTTTTAAAAAATTTCCACCGTGTTTTCAATATGTCTCCTGATGAATTTGTTAATAAATATAAAACAACACAAACACCTAAAGAGTCTTTTCCAAATGAACTATATCTTCATTTAAAAGAATTAGTCTCTCATTATTCGACAGATTAA
- the menE gene encoding o-succinylbenzoate--CoA ligase, translated as MEFWLEQQAKNKGNKIFIDDGNTQLTFKAFYDLALKVAKNLTELNNKRIGLYINNSIESVIIINAAWIAGIELAMINTRLTKHEILNQMASIDVDIIVSTLELDLDDIMIIDGHEIINKNDSKNNIVASFELNRIASIMFTSGTTGPQKAVPQTFGNHLASAQGCKQSLGFDDDTIWLSVLPIYHISGLSVILRAIIQGFTVRIEQKFDTQHMLEIIRNERPTHLSLVPQTLQWLLDEGLTQPYSIEKILLGGAKLSRQLIDKSLQCELPIYNSFGMTETCSQFLTASPKMLAERYDTVGKPSDNVRVAIKNADSKGHGELLIKGDNVMKGYLYPSELQGVFKDGFFNTGDIAEIDEQGYVMVYDRRKDLIISGGENIYPYEIESKAKYFDGIIDAMCTGIEDNTWGQVPYLYYVAHEEIDHNLLANYLASNLAKYKVPKGYERVDKLPYTSTGKLQRGKITD; from the coding sequence GTGGAATTCTGGTTAGAGCAACAAGCTAAGAACAAAGGCAATAAAATTTTTATTGATGACGGGAACACGCAGTTAACATTTAAAGCATTTTATGATTTAGCTTTAAAAGTAGCAAAAAATTTAACTGAACTTAACAATAAAAGAATCGGATTATATATAAACAATAGTATAGAATCTGTCATTATTATTAATGCTGCTTGGATAGCAGGTATTGAATTAGCAATGATTAATACAAGACTAACAAAGCATGAAATTTTAAATCAGATGGCTTCCATTGATGTAGATATCATAGTTAGTACGCTAGAGCTTGATTTAGATGACATAATGATTATAGATGGACATGAAATCATTAATAAAAATGATTCAAAAAATAATATAGTAGCTTCATTTGAGTTGAATCGTATTGCTTCAATCATGTTTACATCTGGTACCACTGGACCTCAAAAAGCGGTACCTCAAACTTTTGGCAATCATTTAGCTAGTGCGCAAGGGTGTAAACAAAGTTTAGGTTTCGATGATGACACAATATGGTTATCTGTATTACCTATTTATCATATTTCTGGATTAAGTGTGATATTAAGAGCTATAATACAAGGGTTTACGGTACGTATTGAACAAAAATTTGACACTCAACACATGCTAGAGATAATCCGCAATGAACGACCTACACATCTTTCTTTAGTGCCACAAACATTGCAGTGGCTACTAGATGAAGGATTAACTCAACCATATAGTATCGAAAAAATCTTACTAGGTGGTGCCAAATTATCACGTCAATTAATCGATAAATCATTACAATGTGAATTACCAATATATAATTCTTTCGGTATGACAGAAACATGTTCACAATTTTTAACGGCATCACCTAAGATGTTAGCCGAACGTTATGATACGGTTGGGAAACCAAGTGATAATGTTCGAGTGGCTATCAAAAATGCAGATAGTAAGGGACATGGTGAATTATTGATAAAAGGCGACAACGTCATGAAGGGTTATCTATACCCAAGTGAATTACAAGGTGTCTTTAAAGATGGTTTTTTCAATACAGGAGATATTGCGGAAATCGATGAACAAGGCTACGTTATGGTATATGATCGTAGAAAAGATTTGATAATAAGTGGTGGAGAAAATATTTACCCATATGAAATTGAATCTAAAGCTAAATATTTTGATGGCATTATAGATGCAATGTGCACAGGGATTGAAGACAATACGTGGGGGCAAGTACCATATTTATACTATGTTGCTCATGAAGAAATCGATCATAACTTGCTTGCCAATTATCTAGCAAGTAATCTCGCAAAATACAAAGTACCAAAAGGGTATGAACGTGTAGATAAACTTCCGTACACATCTACTGGAAAATTACAAAGAGGCAAAATTACTGATTAG